In Ktedonobacteraceae bacterium, the DNA window TTTTATCAGGGAAGGCGAAGGAGTAGTCGTCGATTTTTCAGTTCTATAAGGAAAGGGCAACGTTGCTATGATTGAACAACCTGTTTTTGGTCCCCTGCTGGCAGAGGGCAAAACCAAATTGATTTACGCGTATCCTGATGATCCAAACCTGGCGTATATGGTCAGCAAAGATCAAATCACGGCAGGCGATGGGGCACGACGCAATGAACTGGTGGGGAAATCGCGCTGGAGTACGATTACGACCGCTAATGTCTTCCGCATCCTGAACAATGAGGGCATCGCGACCCATTTCGTCGAGCAAATCAACGACACAACGCTCCTCGTGCGCCGCTGCCGCATGCTACCGGTTGAGCAGGTCATGCGTCGCATTGCCACCGGTTCGTACCTCAAACGGCATCCCGAAGTGAGCGAGGGGACACGCTTTGATCCGGTGCTGGTAGAGACATTTCTCAAGGATGATGCGCGCCACGACCCTCAAATCTGGGAGCAGGACATCATTCAAATGGGCCTGGCAACGGCCACCGAAATTAGCTGGATGGCGGACCAGGGACGACGCGTTTTCGAGGTACTGGAAAAGGCCTGGGCCTCGATAGATGTGACCCTGGTTGACCTCAAAATTGAGTTTGGACGCGACGCAAACAATGATTTGCTGGTCGCCGATGTCATCGATAACGATAGCTGGCGGCTATGGCCGGGGGGTGATAAGTCGCGCATGCTCGACAAGCAGGTATATCGCAACCTGAAAGAAGTCACGCCCCAGGATTTGCAAGAGGTCGCGGATCGCTACGCCCTGGTAGCCGACCTGACCGGAAAAATCAAGGCGAGTTGAGAAACTCAAAAGGGTGCTGATGGAAGAAGCTGGTGGTTCACAAGGGGAGGGAGTAAATGGAACGGTTACATGACGCCTGTGGCATAGTAGGTATCTACCTGCAGGAACATGACGAGCACATCGATGTGCGGAACTATCTGGCATTAGCTCTCACATCTTTGCAGCATCGTGGTCAGGAGAGCGCGGGCATCGCCGTCTATGATGGAGACGGCAAGATAGCCACCAGGGTTGGCATGGGAAAAGTGCGCGAAGTCTTTGCCGATTCAGGGGCGGGACTACCCCCTACCTGCTGCGGAATCGGCCACGTGCGGTACTCTACTACCGGCTCAAGCTGTGTTGAGAACGCAGGCCCTTTTGTGGTAGGTGAAGGACATGTCCATCCAGGCGCGATTGCTGTTGCGCATAACGGCAATCTGGTAAACGGCGATAGGTTGCGCGCGCAATTTCCATCCGGCCTCCTCAATTCGACCACCGACAGCGAGGCTATTGCCCTGTTGTTGCTATTTTCTGAGGGTGGAACGCTGCGAGAACGCTTGATTGAGACGATTCCCTTGTTGCAGGGAGCCTATAGCCTGGTAATTCTCTCCGAGGACAAGCTCTTTGCCATGCGCGACCCCTGGGGTATGCGCCCTCTCTGCCTTGGACAAATAGGGAAGAACTGG includes these proteins:
- a CDS encoding phosphoribosylaminoimidazolesuccinocarboxamide synthase, whose amino-acid sequence is MIEQPVFGPLLAEGKTKLIYAYPDDPNLAYMVSKDQITAGDGARRNELVGKSRWSTITTANVFRILNNEGIATHFVEQINDTTLLVRRCRMLPVEQVMRRIATGSYLKRHPEVSEGTRFDPVLVETFLKDDARHDPQIWEQDIIQMGLATATEISWMADQGRRVFEVLEKAWASIDVTLVDLKIEFGRDANNDLLVADVIDNDSWRLWPGGDKSRMLDKQVYRNLKEVTPQDLQEVADRYALVADLTGKIKAS